A window of the Gemmatirosa kalamazoonensis genome harbors these coding sequences:
- a CDS encoding CheB methylesterase domain-containing protein — MSASTAASELAPAPRVTRHPSRVVVIAASTGGPNALARVLPALPASLGAAVLVAQHMPPGFTGSLARRLDALSALPVREAVQGDVLEPDHVYLAPGGLHILVDLADGVPCVRLDPREPLWGVRPAADLLFESAARAFGECTVGVVLTGMGRDGAAGLRAVRRAGGAALVQDRDSSVVFGMPQAALDAAGADRVVPLAELGQAVADAVRHLPPNVPAV; from the coding sequence GGGTCACGCGCCATCCGTCCCGGGTGGTGGTCATCGCCGCGTCCACCGGTGGGCCTAACGCGCTCGCCCGCGTGCTCCCCGCGCTGCCGGCGTCGCTCGGTGCCGCGGTGCTCGTGGCGCAGCACATGCCGCCGGGCTTCACCGGCTCGCTCGCCCGCCGCCTCGACGCACTGAGCGCGCTTCCCGTGCGCGAGGCCGTGCAGGGCGACGTGCTCGAGCCGGACCACGTGTACCTCGCGCCGGGCGGCCTGCACATCCTCGTAGATCTCGCCGACGGCGTGCCGTGCGTGCGCCTCGACCCCCGCGAGCCGCTGTGGGGCGTCCGTCCCGCGGCCGACCTGCTGTTCGAGTCCGCCGCGCGCGCGTTCGGCGAGTGCACCGTCGGCGTGGTGCTCACCGGCATGGGGCGCGACGGCGCGGCGGGTCTGCGCGCGGTGCGCCGGGCCGGCGGCGCCGCGCTCGTGCAGGACCGCGACTCGTCCGTCGTGTTCGGCATGCCGCAGGCCGCGCTCGATGCGGCCGGCGCGGATCGTGTCGTGCCGCTCGCGGAGCTCGGCCAGGCCGTCGCCGACGCCGTGCGCCATCTCCCGCCTAACGTCCCCGCCGTCTGA
- a CDS encoding UDP-N-acetylmuramoyl-tripeptide--D-alanyl-D-alanine ligase — protein sequence MSTPTPAPGATDFWTLDRVAAALHDVLRGAVPRGDEPLRAVSTDTRAVTSGDLFVALVGDRFDAHDFLPNAVEKGAAALVVSDARRTAGLGVPVYEVGDTLVALGRLGRYWRRAWGGTVVGVAGSNGKTSTKELLKAALGAARRVSATSGNLNNLVGVPLTLLAIPPETEIAIVEMGTNMPGEIARLRAIAEPSVTVMTSIGEEHLEGLGDLAGVLREESDAFDDVELAVVPADQPEVAEAAAGRARRVVRAGLDDGDLKTERWSIGGDGAGTLLVDGVEVRPAVRGVHNLRNTMLALAVARALGVSLDDAARGVAGMPQPSMRSAWSQLGGVTLINDAYNANPGSTRAALDLLVHAGSGRQRVAVLGTMRELGAHGDRLHEEIARRALDAGIEVVAGVGDFADALERVASRDARVVTAREVEALWPLLEPRVSSDAVILLKASRGVALERIVPSLERWAGGEPASQQV from the coding sequence GTGAGCACGCCCACGCCGGCGCCGGGCGCCACCGACTTCTGGACCCTCGACCGCGTCGCCGCGGCGCTGCATGACGTGCTGCGCGGGGCGGTGCCGCGCGGCGACGAGCCGCTGCGCGCCGTGAGCACGGACACGCGCGCCGTGACGTCGGGCGACCTGTTCGTCGCGCTCGTCGGCGACCGGTTCGACGCGCACGACTTCCTGCCTAACGCCGTGGAGAAGGGCGCCGCCGCGCTCGTCGTCTCCGACGCGCGCCGCACCGCGGGACTCGGCGTGCCGGTGTACGAGGTGGGCGACACGCTCGTCGCGCTCGGCCGGCTCGGGCGCTACTGGCGGCGCGCGTGGGGCGGCACGGTCGTCGGCGTGGCGGGCTCCAACGGCAAGACGAGCACGAAGGAGCTGCTGAAGGCGGCGCTCGGCGCCGCGCGCCGCGTCTCGGCGACGAGCGGAAACCTGAACAACCTCGTCGGCGTGCCGCTCACGCTGCTCGCCATCCCGCCGGAGACGGAGATCGCGATCGTCGAGATGGGCACGAACATGCCCGGCGAGATCGCCCGCCTGCGCGCGATCGCCGAGCCGTCCGTGACCGTGATGACGTCGATCGGCGAGGAGCATCTCGAGGGCCTCGGCGACCTCGCCGGCGTGCTGCGCGAGGAGAGCGACGCGTTCGACGACGTGGAGCTGGCGGTCGTACCCGCCGATCAGCCCGAGGTGGCCGAGGCGGCCGCGGGCCGTGCGCGCCGCGTCGTGCGCGCGGGGCTCGACGACGGCGACCTGAAGACGGAGCGGTGGTCGATCGGCGGCGACGGCGCCGGCACGCTGCTCGTCGACGGCGTCGAGGTGCGACCTGCCGTGCGCGGCGTGCACAACCTGCGCAACACGATGCTCGCGCTCGCCGTGGCGCGCGCGCTCGGCGTGTCGCTCGACGATGCGGCGCGCGGCGTCGCGGGCATGCCCCAGCCGAGCATGCGCTCGGCGTGGTCGCAGCTCGGCGGCGTGACGCTCATCAACGACGCGTACAACGCGAACCCCGGCAGCACGCGGGCCGCGCTCGACCTGCTCGTGCACGCCGGCAGCGGTCGCCAGCGCGTCGCGGTGCTCGGCACCATGCGCGAGCTCGGTGCGCACGGCGATCGGCTGCACGAGGAGATCGCGCGCCGCGCGCTCGACGCCGGCATCGAGGTGGTGGCGGGCGTCGGCGACTTCGCGGATGCGCTGGAGCGCGTCGCGTCGCGCGATGCACGCGTCGTCACGGCGCGCGAGGTCGAGGCGCTGTGGCCGCTGCTCGAGCCGCGCGTGTCGTCCGATGCAGTGATCCTGTTGAAGGCCTCGCGCGGCGTCGCGCTCGAGCGCATCGTGCCGTCGCTCGAGCGGTGGGCAGGAGGAGAGCCCGCGTCGCAGCAAGTATAG
- a CDS encoding cell division protein FtsL, with protein sequence MSARRSTRGPRRKRGWAVVGLVLVSFVLIASGIVWRRSRGIAQARELRDLARKRAQLVAERAALEGAVRVAASRARIGPVAEQRLGMRVPADTQVVLIQRPAPRAPTAR encoded by the coding sequence GTGAGCGCCCGCCGATCGACGCGCGGGCCGCGCCGCAAGCGTGGCTGGGCCGTCGTGGGACTCGTGCTCGTCTCGTTCGTCCTCATCGCGTCGGGGATCGTGTGGCGGCGCAGCCGCGGCATCGCCCAGGCGCGCGAGCTCCGCGACCTCGCGCGCAAGCGTGCGCAGCTCGTCGCCGAGCGGGCCGCGCTCGAAGGGGCGGTGCGCGTGGCGGCCAGCCGCGCGCGCATCGGTCCCGTGGCGGAGCAGCGGCTCGGCATGCGCGTGCCGGCCGACACCCAGGTCGTCCTCATTCAGCGTCCGGCGCCGCGCGCGCCGACCGCGCGTTAG
- the rsmH gene encoding 16S rRNA (cytosine(1402)-N(4))-methyltransferase RsmH, with product MAERARWDSAYHAPVLAAEIVRLLREAPATVRRAGTSLPLALDGTLGGGGHSLALLEAGFRVVGTDRDPQALAEASARLQAYLNDGRFRALLANYADVAELDAFSSERLDAVLLDLGISSHQIDDLSRGFSFREGVALDMRMGTDARTDAATFLNDADERELVRVFREYADEPRAPRLAREITRRRATRAFATSDDLVGAIRGALGPRTGPGDFARLFQAVRIEVNDELSRLAQALPALRDRLAPGGRMAIIAYHSGEDRLVKHAFREWSTGCICPPRQPICTCGHVALGETVTRRAVEAGDAEREHNPRARSAKLRVWQRAEVPAEVAS from the coding sequence ATGGCTGAACGTGCTCGGTGGGATAGTGCGTATCACGCGCCCGTACTCGCGGCCGAGATCGTCCGTCTCCTTCGAGAGGCTCCAGCCACAGTCCGTCGAGCCGGCACCTCCCTCCCGCTCGCGCTCGACGGCACGCTCGGTGGTGGTGGCCACTCGCTCGCGCTCCTCGAGGCGGGCTTCCGGGTCGTCGGTACCGATCGGGATCCACAGGCGCTCGCCGAGGCCTCGGCCCGCCTGCAGGCCTACCTGAACGACGGGCGCTTCCGCGCTCTCCTCGCCAACTACGCCGACGTCGCCGAGCTCGACGCGTTCTCCTCCGAGCGCCTCGACGCAGTCCTCCTCGACCTCGGCATCTCGTCTCACCAGATCGACGACCTCTCGCGCGGCTTCTCCTTTCGGGAGGGAGTCGCGCTCGACATGCGGATGGGAACTGACGCACGGACGGACGCGGCCACGTTCCTCAACGACGCCGACGAGCGCGAGCTCGTTCGCGTCTTCCGCGAGTACGCCGACGAGCCCCGCGCGCCGCGCCTCGCGCGCGAGATCACGCGACGCCGAGCGACGCGCGCGTTCGCCACGAGCGACGATCTCGTGGGCGCGATTCGCGGCGCGCTCGGTCCCCGCACCGGCCCCGGCGACTTCGCCCGCCTGTTCCAGGCGGTGCGCATCGAGGTGAACGACGAGCTGTCGCGCCTCGCGCAGGCGCTGCCGGCGCTGCGCGATCGCCTCGCCCCCGGCGGCCGCATGGCGATCATCGCCTACCACAGCGGCGAGGACCGCCTCGTGAAGCACGCGTTCCGCGAGTGGAGCACCGGCTGCATCTGCCCGCCGCGCCAGCCGATCTGCACGTGCGGCCACGTCGCGCTCGGCGAGACCGTCACGCGCCGGGCGGTGGAGGCCGGGGACGCCGAGCGCGAGCACAACCCGCGCGCGCGCAGCGCGAAGCTGCGCGTCTGGCAGCGCGCCGAGGTGCCGGCGGAGGTGGCGTCGTGA
- a CDS encoding UDP-N-acetylmuramoyl-L-alanyl-D-glutamate--2,6-diaminopimelate ligase, translating to MSPSAPDSSDRPRVEPRAIERALAAAGLLLEVEGTLPEAAQGITDDSRAVRPGTLFVAVRGSAADGHAYLADAAQRGAVAALVERPGSTTLPALVVRDGRRAAAIAAAEAYGHPATALTLVGVTGTNGKTTTAGMLRHLLDAPARAAASIGTLGVLVGSAGEEMPGGAGLTTPGPVELQRVLRVLVDRGVRSVAMEVSSHSLDQRRVEGLRFDAAVFTNLTRDHLDYHGTMEAYFAAKARLVEYLEPQGAAIVNADDPAWAALPRAGRTITFSTAGADADVQMRDLAFDAAGTRATLVVGGASAPVRVPLLGDFNVANAAAAVAAAHALGVSLGDIVERLATVPQVPGRLEILRERPTVLRDYSHTPDSLERALAAMRPFTAGRLIVVFGAGGDRDPGKRPEMGRAAEQGADVVILTSDNPRTEDPEKILDDIQAGMSRAPDARIEDRRAAIARALEIAGPDDVVVLAGKGHETYQIRGTTKHPFDEREIVTELWNDMVGA from the coding sequence ATGAGTCCCTCCGCCCCCGACAGCTCCGACAGGCCGCGCGTGGAGCCGCGCGCCATCGAGCGCGCGCTCGCCGCCGCGGGGCTGCTGCTCGAGGTAGAAGGGACGCTGCCGGAGGCGGCGCAGGGGATCACGGACGACAGCCGCGCGGTGCGTCCCGGGACGCTGTTCGTCGCCGTGCGCGGCTCCGCGGCCGACGGCCACGCGTACCTCGCCGACGCCGCGCAGCGCGGCGCCGTCGCGGCGCTCGTGGAGCGGCCGGGCAGCACGACGCTCCCCGCGCTCGTCGTGCGTGACGGCCGCCGCGCCGCCGCGATCGCCGCGGCCGAGGCGTACGGCCATCCGGCCACGGCGCTCACGCTCGTCGGCGTCACCGGCACGAACGGCAAGACGACGACCGCCGGCATGCTGCGCCACCTGCTCGACGCGCCGGCGCGCGCCGCGGCGTCGATCGGCACGTTAGGCGTCCTCGTGGGGAGCGCCGGCGAGGAGATGCCGGGCGGCGCGGGTCTCACCACGCCCGGCCCGGTGGAGCTGCAGCGCGTGCTGCGCGTGCTCGTCGACCGCGGCGTGCGCTCGGTCGCCATGGAGGTGTCGTCGCACTCGCTCGACCAGCGCCGCGTCGAGGGGCTGCGGTTCGACGCGGCGGTGTTCACGAACCTCACGCGCGATCACCTCGACTACCACGGCACGATGGAGGCGTACTTCGCGGCGAAGGCGCGGCTCGTCGAGTACCTCGAGCCGCAGGGCGCCGCGATCGTGAACGCCGACGATCCCGCGTGGGCCGCGCTGCCGCGCGCCGGGCGCACGATCACGTTCAGCACGGCCGGCGCCGATGCGGACGTGCAGATGCGCGACCTCGCGTTCGACGCGGCGGGCACGCGCGCGACGCTGGTGGTGGGCGGTGCGTCGGCGCCGGTGCGCGTGCCGCTCCTCGGCGACTTCAACGTGGCGAACGCCGCCGCCGCGGTCGCCGCCGCACACGCGTTAGGCGTCTCGCTCGGCGACATCGTCGAGCGGCTCGCCACGGTGCCCCAGGTGCCCGGGCGCCTCGAGATCCTGCGCGAACGGCCCACGGTGCTGCGCGACTACTCGCACACGCCGGACTCGCTCGAGCGGGCGCTGGCCGCGATGCGCCCGTTCACGGCGGGGCGGCTCATCGTGGTGTTCGGCGCCGGCGGCGACCGCGACCCGGGCAAGCGGCCCGAGATGGGGCGCGCCGCGGAGCAGGGCGCCGACGTCGTCATCCTCACGAGCGACAACCCGCGGACGGAGGATCCGGAGAAGATCCTCGACGACATCCAGGCCGGCATGTCGCGCGCGCCCGACGCGCGCATCGAGGACCGCCGCGCGGCGATCGCGCGCGCGCTGGAGATCGCGGGCCCCGACGACGTCGTGGTGCTCGCCGGAAAGGGACACGAGACGTATCAGATCCGCGGAACCACGAAGCACCCGTTCGACGAGCGTGAGATCGTGACCGAGCTGTGGAACGACATGGTGGGCGCGTGA
- a CDS encoding tetratricopeptide repeat protein translates to MVTVFRSADKNAGVQAADAIRTRISQDVSVKQLWVLPKQDITSNLEASGFPTNEALNMNDARQLAQLLRGDVFLVGNVVRDSAGYRVDAQYVLTRDQSLVQPLGSFRVGKPDQAAGAVSKAFQDAQKAFIAERNCVNKARDGKYAEAIAEARKGIAAYPNSTLNRICLANIMVTQKASPDSILAVVNEVLRIDPRSKPALTVAYQSLKDAGKNAEATDMLLRLVGADPANSRLVEQVINEFAASGQAAKAIPFVDQLVRDNPGDPNYLSLQMRVHLAAKDYKGGIAAGEELLKADTAQATADVFTRLAAAAAVDSQPQKASQLMAQAVAKFPTNIELLTNYADILRTAGQNQQALDVLNKVAQSNPQAKGINISRARIFSEMNQPDSALAALKSALTAGDSASTVALYAVSVGQNVFKAAQASKAIADFQRAVPFFEFANTTSATPEGQFLLGATQFSIGATLLQDINKLARGSAAEKRQGCDMSKTAQAAFTQAQINLPAGGKFNPTATQQMLAQLAQYSPYADQFAKALCK, encoded by the coding sequence GTGGTCACCGTATTCCGTTCCGCGGACAAGAACGCCGGCGTGCAGGCCGCGGACGCCATCCGTACGCGGATCTCCCAGGACGTGTCCGTGAAGCAGCTGTGGGTGCTGCCGAAGCAGGACATCACGTCCAACCTCGAGGCGTCGGGCTTCCCGACGAACGAGGCGCTCAACATGAACGACGCCCGGCAGCTCGCCCAGCTGCTCCGGGGCGACGTCTTCCTGGTCGGCAACGTCGTCCGCGACAGCGCCGGCTACCGGGTGGACGCGCAGTACGTCCTCACGCGCGACCAGTCGCTCGTCCAGCCGCTCGGCAGCTTCCGCGTCGGGAAGCCCGACCAGGCCGCGGGCGCCGTGTCGAAGGCGTTCCAGGACGCGCAGAAGGCGTTCATCGCCGAGCGCAACTGCGTCAACAAGGCGCGCGACGGCAAGTACGCGGAGGCGATCGCCGAGGCCCGCAAGGGCATCGCCGCCTACCCGAACTCGACGCTGAACCGGATCTGCCTCGCCAACATCATGGTGACGCAGAAGGCCTCGCCCGACTCGATCCTGGCGGTCGTGAACGAGGTGCTGCGCATCGATCCGCGCAGCAAGCCGGCCCTCACCGTCGCGTACCAGTCGCTGAAGGACGCGGGCAAGAACGCCGAGGCGACGGACATGCTGCTCCGGCTCGTCGGCGCGGACCCGGCGAACTCCCGCCTCGTCGAGCAGGTGATCAACGAGTTCGCCGCGAGCGGCCAGGCCGCTAAGGCCATCCCGTTCGTCGACCAGCTCGTGCGCGACAACCCGGGCGACCCGAACTACCTCTCGCTCCAGATGCGCGTGCACCTGGCGGCGAAGGACTACAAGGGCGGTATCGCGGCGGGTGAGGAGCTCCTCAAGGCCGACACGGCCCAGGCCACGGCGGACGTGTTCACCCGCCTCGCTGCCGCCGCGGCTGTCGACAGCCAGCCGCAGAAGGCGTCGCAGCTCATGGCGCAGGCGGTGGCGAAGTTCCCGACCAACATCGAGCTGCTCACGAACTACGCGGACATCCTCCGCACGGCCGGCCAGAACCAGCAGGCGCTGGACGTCCTGAACAAGGTTGCCCAGTCCAACCCGCAGGCGAAGGGCATCAACATCAGCCGCGCGCGCATCTTCTCCGAGATGAACCAGCCGGACAGCGCGCTCGCGGCGCTCAAGTCGGCGCTCACCGCCGGGGACAGCGCGAGCACCGTGGCGCTCTACGCCGTCAGCGTCGGCCAGAACGTGTTCAAGGCCGCGCAGGCGTCGAAGGCGATCGCGGACTTCCAGCGGGCGGTGCCGTTCTTCGAGTTCGCGAACACGACGAGCGCGACCCCGGAGGGCCAGTTCCTCCTCGGTGCGACGCAGTTCTCGATCGGTGCCACGCTCCTGCAGGACATCAACAAGCTCGCCCGCGGCAGCGCGGCCGAGAAGCGGCAGGGCTGCGACATGTCCAAGACGGCGCAGGCGGCGTTCACCCAGGCGCAGATCAACCTGCCGGCGGGTGGCAAGTTCAACCCGACCGCGACCCAGCAGATGCTCGCCCAGCTCGCGCAGTACTCGCCGTACGCGGACCAGTTCGCGAAGGCGCTCTGCAAGTAA
- a CDS encoding peptidase MA family metallohydrolase, with the protein MRGGGAGWRATFRRRLLRAAAGVATALAAAAAPASAQPAEPPIAAPGAERFDVGRFTAVAYPADAHLARALLAAAVKRDTYPGLPRPKARVLLAVAPDARRFRAWVGPEAPEWGAAIAFPDLQRIVMQGRSAGSDAGDPVSVFRHELAHLALHEYLGDLPPRWFDEGYAGWAAGEWGRDESLATNVALLLGGMPTLDSLEAGFYEGSRTAEQSYALAFRAVSDLASLDPERGLTLFFRYWKETGRFDAAVRSAYGMTGDAFEALWRTRTRRRYGALALVANLSLATAIFSVAFLPLWIARRRRDKRRLEALRAADEVAEREERESALAALLGAPDEPPEERSIST; encoded by the coding sequence GTGCGCGGCGGTGGAGCAGGGTGGCGCGCCACCTTCCGTCGCCGACTCCTTCGCGCCGCAGCCGGCGTAGCGACCGCGCTCGCCGCCGCCGCTGCGCCGGCCTCCGCGCAGCCCGCCGAGCCGCCGATCGCGGCGCCCGGCGCCGAGCGCTTCGACGTCGGCCGCTTCACCGCCGTCGCCTATCCCGCGGACGCGCACCTGGCGCGCGCGCTGCTGGCCGCCGCCGTGAAGCGCGACACGTATCCCGGTCTGCCGCGGCCGAAGGCGCGCGTGCTGCTCGCCGTGGCCCCCGACGCGCGCCGCTTCCGCGCGTGGGTCGGGCCCGAGGCGCCGGAGTGGGGCGCCGCGATCGCGTTCCCCGACCTCCAGCGGATCGTGATGCAGGGACGATCCGCCGGCTCCGACGCGGGCGACCCCGTGAGCGTCTTTCGCCACGAGCTCGCGCACCTCGCGCTGCACGAGTACCTCGGCGACCTCCCGCCGCGCTGGTTCGACGAGGGATACGCCGGCTGGGCCGCCGGCGAGTGGGGACGTGACGAGTCGCTCGCCACGAACGTCGCGCTGCTGCTCGGCGGCATGCCCACGCTCGACTCGCTCGAGGCGGGGTTCTACGAGGGCTCGCGCACGGCCGAGCAGAGCTACGCGCTGGCGTTCCGCGCCGTCTCCGACCTCGCGTCGCTCGATCCGGAGCGCGGGCTCACGCTGTTCTTCCGGTACTGGAAGGAGACCGGCCGGTTCGACGCCGCGGTGCGCAGCGCGTACGGCATGACCGGCGACGCGTTCGAGGCGCTGTGGCGGACCCGCACCCGGCGGCGCTACGGCGCGCTCGCGCTCGTCGCGAACCTGTCGCTCGCCACGGCGATCTTCTCCGTCGCGTTCCTGCCGCTGTGGATCGCGCGCCGGCGTCGCGACAAGCGCCGGCTCGAGGCGCTCCGCGCGGCCGACGAGGTGGCCGAGCGCGAGGAGCGGGAGAGCGCCCTCGCCGCGCTCCTCGGGGCTCCCGACGAGCCGCCCGAGGAGCGTTCCATTAGCACTTGA
- a CDS encoding penicillin-binding transpeptidase domain-containing protein — MPIERTNVIHGALLLFAGAIVAKAAHVQIVQHGQWKARAAQLHFDDDTIPAPRGTITDASGRVLVENRELVRIRVAPRELRDRARVAATLGKAGAAKEWVRRAVDTTRKWVEVPGTFLPTDVAAITEQRGVYPQPVVQRVFSGSEGIRRVVGRVGGDGRPLDGIELALDTLLRGERGTAMMLRDGKGGALESPFARGQAARAGHAVTLTINAALQDICERALADALKTLGATGGDIVVMNPHDGDVLALASQRSDVRTTSATALSEPFEPGSTMKPLVAARLLELGRAKADEVVNTENGEYALNGRVIHDDEPRKELALRDVIRVSSNIGIVKFAQRLAPREQFEMMRDMGFGSPTGVPYPAESRGLVRPPSKWTPQSPASMAMGYEVAVTPLQLATAYAAVANGGSLLEPALVREVRDDEGNVVWRHEPRVVRRVMSPRTAATVREMLEAVVDSGTSTAADLASFTLGGKSGTARRVERGIGYAAGHYNAVFAGIFPVEDPQFVIVVKLENPQGDSYFGGKTAGPVTKGLIQAALAARDAALDRAALAPRVLPKARSAYSPKPSARDTERANTAVAPRTVTVVAAPLDLRRDSNDVDAVDQSAVRYVVRLPAPKTSRAPASPPRAVPAVQGLPLRDALYALHRAGFHVRLANGAPAGRTIPAAGSLAAAGTEVTLYRAP; from the coding sequence GTGCCGATCGAGCGGACCAACGTCATTCACGGCGCATTGCTGCTGTTCGCCGGTGCGATCGTCGCGAAGGCCGCGCACGTGCAGATCGTGCAGCACGGGCAGTGGAAGGCGCGCGCCGCGCAGCTCCACTTCGACGACGACACGATCCCCGCGCCGCGCGGCACCATCACCGACGCGTCCGGGCGCGTGCTCGTGGAGAACCGCGAGCTGGTGCGCATCCGCGTCGCCCCGCGCGAGCTGCGCGACCGCGCGCGGGTCGCCGCCACGCTCGGCAAGGCCGGCGCGGCGAAGGAGTGGGTGCGCCGCGCCGTCGACACGACGCGCAAGTGGGTCGAGGTGCCGGGCACGTTCCTCCCCACCGACGTCGCGGCGATCACCGAGCAGCGCGGCGTCTACCCGCAGCCGGTGGTGCAGCGCGTGTTCTCCGGCAGCGAGGGGATCCGACGCGTCGTCGGCCGCGTGGGCGGCGACGGACGGCCGCTCGACGGCATCGAGCTCGCCCTCGACACGCTGCTGCGCGGCGAGCGCGGCACGGCGATGATGCTGCGCGACGGCAAGGGCGGCGCGCTCGAGTCGCCATTCGCGCGCGGGCAGGCGGCGCGCGCGGGGCACGCGGTCACGCTCACGATCAACGCGGCGCTGCAGGACATCTGCGAGCGCGCGCTCGCCGACGCGCTGAAGACCCTCGGCGCGACGGGTGGTGACATCGTCGTCATGAACCCGCACGACGGCGACGTGCTCGCGCTCGCGAGCCAGCGCTCCGACGTGCGCACCACGTCCGCGACCGCGCTCAGCGAGCCGTTCGAGCCCGGGTCCACCATGAAGCCGCTCGTCGCCGCGCGGCTGCTCGAGCTCGGGCGCGCGAAGGCCGACGAGGTGGTGAACACCGAGAACGGCGAGTACGCGCTGAACGGCCGCGTCATCCACGACGACGAGCCACGCAAGGAGCTCGCGCTGCGCGACGTGATCCGCGTGTCGAGCAACATCGGCATCGTGAAGTTCGCCCAGCGGCTCGCGCCGCGCGAGCAGTTCGAGATGATGCGCGACATGGGCTTCGGCTCGCCCACCGGCGTGCCGTATCCCGCCGAGTCGCGCGGCCTCGTGCGGCCGCCGTCGAAGTGGACGCCGCAGTCGCCGGCGTCGATGGCGATGGGCTACGAGGTGGCCGTGACGCCGCTGCAGCTCGCGACGGCGTACGCGGCGGTCGCGAACGGCGGCTCGCTGCTCGAGCCCGCGCTCGTGCGCGAGGTGCGCGACGACGAGGGGAACGTGGTGTGGCGGCACGAGCCGCGCGTCGTTAGGCGCGTGATGAGCCCGCGCACCGCGGCCACCGTGCGCGAGATGCTCGAGGCCGTGGTCGACAGCGGCACGTCGACGGCGGCCGACCTCGCGAGCTTCACGCTCGGCGGCAAGTCGGGCACGGCGCGTCGTGTCGAGCGCGGCATCGGCTACGCGGCCGGCCACTACAACGCGGTGTTCGCCGGGATCTTCCCGGTCGAGGATCCGCAGTTCGTCATCGTCGTGAAGCTCGAGAACCCGCAGGGCGACTCGTACTTCGGCGGCAAGACCGCGGGCCCGGTGACGAAGGGGCTGATCCAGGCCGCGCTCGCCGCGCGCGACGCCGCCCTCGACCGCGCCGCGCTCGCGCCGCGCGTGCTGCCGAAGGCGCGCTCCGCGTACTCGCCGAAGCCGTCGGCGCGCGACACGGAACGCGCGAACACGGCCGTCGCGCCGCGCACCGTGACCGTCGTCGCCGCGCCGCTCGACCTCCGCCGCGACTCGAACGACGTGGACGCGGTCGACCAGAGCGCGGTCCGCTACGTGGTGCGGCTTCCAGCGCCGAAGACGTCGCGCGCGCCGGCCTCTCCGCCGCGCGCGGTCCCCGCGGTGCAGGGCTTGCCTCTGCGGGACGCGCTCTACGCTCTCCATCGAGCGGGCTTCCACGTGCGGCTCGCGAACGGCGCCCCCGCCGGACGCACCATTCCCGCCGCTGGATCGCTCGCCGCGGCGGGCACCGAGGTCACCCTCTACCGCGCACCATGA
- a CDS encoding tetratricopeptide repeat protein → MHSIAATDLVALNARLADLDARLDAQLDATGAPLAADARDALKAEIIALIRDADREAAALLALKDEAKALAAKWKRLPTAVEMPDVVPSDARDAAPDSAAAGQLSTRVDHLGASTFVAKGWSAICVADYVAAETALARALELAPEDLEAAALHGWALMGQARYDEALAVLQSVLARQPEHELARVNVGYVCLQKGIYGEAIEHLVRAARGGEDRKAALYANYYLGLVYLRREMFDDAANFFQRAIAHGPNLVEARYELGRALWFGGDRAAAVEAWRAGAASGKFNAWAKRCEDMCAAVEQGGAPPSVADSFAPQPA, encoded by the coding sequence GTGCATTCGATCGCCGCCACCGACCTCGTCGCGCTGAACGCGCGCCTCGCCGACCTCGACGCCCGCCTCGATGCGCAGCTCGACGCGACCGGCGCGCCGCTCGCCGCCGACGCGCGCGACGCGCTGAAGGCCGAGATCATCGCGCTGATTCGCGACGCCGACCGCGAGGCCGCCGCGCTGCTCGCGCTGAAGGACGAGGCGAAGGCCCTCGCCGCGAAGTGGAAGCGCCTCCCGACCGCCGTGGAGATGCCCGACGTCGTCCCGAGCGACGCGAGGGACGCCGCCCCTGATTCCGCCGCGGCCGGTCAGCTGAGCACTCGTGTCGACCACCTCGGCGCGTCGACGTTCGTCGCGAAGGGGTGGAGCGCGATCTGCGTCGCCGACTACGTCGCGGCGGAGACCGCGCTCGCGCGCGCGCTGGAGCTCGCGCCCGAGGATCTCGAGGCCGCTGCGCTGCACGGCTGGGCGCTCATGGGACAGGCGCGCTACGACGAGGCGCTCGCCGTGCTGCAGAGCGTCCTCGCGCGGCAGCCCGAGCACGAGCTCGCGCGCGTGAACGTCGGCTATGTGTGCCTGCAGAAGGGGATCTACGGCGAGGCGATCGAGCATCTCGTGCGCGCCGCGCGCGGCGGCGAGGATCGCAAGGCCGCGCTCTACGCGAACTACTACCTCGGCCTCGTGTACCTGCGCCGCGAGATGTTCGACGACGCGGCGAACTTCTTCCAGCGCGCCATCGCGCACGGCCCGAACCTCGTCGAGGCGCGCTACGAGCTCGGGCGCGCGCTCTGGTTCGGCGGCGATCGCGCCGCCGCGGTCGAGGCGTGGCGCGCGGGCGCGGCGTCGGGCAAGTTCAACGCATGGGCGAAGCGGTGCGAGGACATGTGCGCGGCGGTGGAGCAGGGTGGCGCGCCACCTTCCGTCGCCGACTCCTTCGCGCCGCAGCCGGCGTAG